In the genome of Ignavibacteria bacterium, one region contains:
- the fabD gene encoding ACP S-malonyltransferase: MSKTAFVFPGQGSQTVGMGKDLFDSSEYARELYLKADDIMETKLSQFSFDGPTDILKLTNITQPALFVHSYILFKLIGDKIKADFAAGHSLGEYTAYAYADAFTFEEGLKLVKRRGDLMKDAGDRKPGTMAALIGLTDNQVNEICKTVMGGDLIDDPVEIVQPANYNCPGQIVISGDVNAVHKAMEIAKSPPYNCRLAKELEVSGAFHSELMVGLADDLRVSIEKAEINDASIPVYSNVEAEPATDKRIIEQLLYRQLFSPVKWQVLIQNMIRDDVDTFYEIGSGKVLTGLIKKINPDVKTFNVSSLADLEKI; the protein is encoded by the coding sequence ATGTCAAAGACAGCATTCGTATTTCCGGGACAAGGTTCACAGACAGTCGGCATGGGAAAAGATTTGTTTGATAGCAGTGAGTATGCGCGCGAACTTTATTTAAAAGCCGATGATATAATGGAAACGAAACTTAGTCAGTTTTCATTCGATGGTCCTACCGATATATTAAAACTCACAAACATAACTCAACCCGCATTATTTGTTCACTCATATATACTTTTTAAACTAATCGGGGATAAAATCAAAGCTGATTTTGCCGCGGGGCATTCCCTTGGCGAATATACGGCTTATGCTTATGCAGATGCCTTTACGTTTGAAGAAGGATTAAAACTTGTGAAGAGACGCGGCGATCTAATGAAAGATGCCGGAGACAGAAAGCCGGGAACTATGGCAGCATTAATCGGGCTCACAGACAATCAGGTAAATGAAATTTGCAAAACCGTTATGGGTGGCGACTTAATTGATGACCCTGTTGAGATTGTTCAGCCCGCGAATTATAACTGTCCCGGACAAATTGTAATATCAGGCGATGTAAATGCAGTTCACAAAGCAATGGAAATTGCAAAATCTCCTCCTTATAATTGCCGTCTTGCAAAAGAGCTTGAAGTAAGCGGAGCGTTTCATTCCGAGCTGATGGTCGGGCTCGCAGATGATTTGCGCGTATCAATTGAAAAAGCGGAGATAAATGATGCAAGTATTCCGGTTTATTCAAACGTTGAAGCAGAACCTGCAACTGATAAAAGAATTATTGAACAATTATTATATAGACAATTGTTTTCACCTGTTAAATGGCAAGTATTAATTCAAAACATGATTCGTGATGATGTTGATACTTTTTATGAAATAGGTTCCGGAAAAGTTTTAACCGGCTTGATTAAAAAAATTAATCCTGACGTGAAAACATTTAATGTTAGTTCACTCGCAGATTTAGAAAAGATATAA
- the acs gene encoding acetate--CoA ligase, protein MEENFTSLSREKRLFKPNKAFTKNAYIKSFADYKKKYAESIKSPEKFWGKVAGELHWFKKWTKVLKWKAPHAEWFTGGKLNLSYNCLDRHLETHRKNKVALFFEGELGDTKTLTYHQLYIEVNKFANVLKNNGVQKGDRVCIYMPMTPEGVIAMLACARIGAIHSVVFAGFSSQALIDRINDAEASMVITADGSFRRGQVVKLKEAVDAAMPQCPTVKNVIVLRRVGNDVNWNPMLDKWWHDEMQNADEYCEAEKLDAEHPLYILYTSGTTGKPKGILHTTGGYSVQTYLTTKAVFDIRDEDIYWCTADIGWVTGHSYVVYGPLQTGASILIYEGAPNFPNPDRFWYLIDKYKVSIFYTAPTAIRAFIKWGNHWVEKYKLDSLRLLGTVGEPINPEAWMWYNKMIGKEKCPIVDTWWQTETGAIMISPLPGAIPTKPGSCTLPFFGIQPEVVDKQGKEVPKGSGGLLIVRKPWPSILRTIWRDDERFQKQYFSEFPGIYFTGDGARRDKDGYFWVMGRVDDVINVSGHRLGTAEIESALVAHPKVAESAVVGKPDEIKGSSICAFVSLESSHSPSDELKQELKEWVVKEIGALARPDDIRFTDMLPKTRSGKIMRRLLRELANSGEVKGDVTTLEDFAVLERLRQQEEEE, encoded by the coding sequence ATGGAAGAAAATTTTACCTCACTTTCGAGAGAGAAGAGATTATTTAAGCCGAATAAAGCTTTTACTAAAAATGCTTACATAAAATCTTTTGCAGATTATAAAAAGAAATATGCTGAAAGCATAAAAAGTCCGGAAAAATTCTGGGGAAAAGTTGCAGGCGAGCTTCACTGGTTTAAAAAATGGACAAAAGTTCTAAAATGGAAAGCTCCACATGCAGAATGGTTCACGGGCGGGAAATTAAATTTATCTTATAACTGCTTAGACAGGCATCTTGAAACTCATAGAAAAAACAAAGTTGCTTTATTTTTTGAAGGCGAGCTTGGAGACACAAAAACTTTAACTTATCATCAATTATATATCGAAGTAAATAAGTTTGCAAATGTTTTAAAAAACAACGGAGTTCAAAAAGGCGACAGAGTTTGCATTTACATGCCGATGACTCCCGAAGGTGTTATTGCAATGCTTGCATGCGCAAGGATTGGCGCAATTCATTCGGTTGTATTCGCAGGGTTTTCTTCTCAGGCATTGATTGACAGGATAAACGATGCGGAAGCTTCGATGGTGATTACAGCAGATGGAAGTTTCAGACGCGGACAAGTTGTGAAGTTAAAAGAAGCAGTCGATGCGGCTATGCCGCAGTGTCCGACTGTAAAGAATGTAATTGTATTGAGAAGAGTCGGGAATGATGTAAACTGGAATCCGATGCTTGATAAATGGTGGCATGATGAAATGCAAAATGCTGATGAATATTGCGAAGCTGAAAAGCTCGATGCCGAGCATCCACTTTATATATTATACACAAGCGGAACCACAGGAAAGCCAAAAGGAATTTTGCATACAACTGGCGGGTATTCTGTTCAGACATATTTAACAACAAAAGCAGTTTTTGATATTCGTGATGAAGATATTTATTGGTGCACTGCCGATATCGGCTGGGTGACAGGGCACAGTTATGTTGTTTATGGTCCTTTGCAAACAGGCGCGAGCATTTTGATTTACGAAGGAGCGCCGAATTTTCCGAATCCTGACAGGTTCTGGTATCTAATAGACAAATATAAAGTTTCGATTTTTTATACTGCACCGACTGCGATCCGTGCGTTCATTAAATGGGGAAATCATTGGGTTGAGAAATACAAGCTTGACTCACTGCGTTTGCTTGGAACAGTCGGCGAGCCGATAAATCCCGAAGCGTGGATGTGGTATAATAAAATGATTGGCAAAGAAAAATGTCCGATTGTTGATACGTGGTGGCAAACGGAAACAGGCGCAATTATGATTTCACCTTTGCCCGGAGCAATACCGACAAAACCGGGTTCCTGCACACTGCCTTTTTTTGGTATTCAGCCGGAAGTTGTTGATAAGCAGGGGAAGGAAGTTCCGAAAGGTTCGGGCGGATTATTAATAGTAAGAAAGCCGTGGCCATCGATACTCAGAACAATCTGGCGTGATGATGAAAGATTTCAGAAACAGTATTTCAGTGAGTTTCCGGGAATATATTTCACTGGTGACGGCGCAAGAAGAGACAAAGACGGTTATTTCTGGGTGATGGGTCGTGTTGATGATGTGATAAACGTTAGCGGGCACAGACTTGGAACAGCTGAAATTGAATCTGCACTTGTTGCTCATCCTAAAGTCGCTGAGTCAGCAGTTGTCGGCAAGCCTGATGAGATAAAGGGAAGTTCAATTTGTGCGTTTGTATCTCTTGAGAGTTCGCATTCACCTTCAGACGAGCTTAAACAGGAATTAAAAGAATGGGTTGTTAAGGAAATCGGTGCGCTTGCCCGTCCCGATGACATAAGATTTACCGACATGCTTCCGAAAACACGAAGCGGAAAAATAATGAGACGTTTGCTCCGCGAGCTTGCAAACTCAGGTGAAGTCAAAGGTGATGTAACAACACTCGAAGACTTTGCAGTACTTGAGAGATTGAGACAACAAGAGGAAGAGGAGTAG
- a CDS encoding competence/damage-inducible protein A yields the protein MNAKVISIGDEILIGQIVNTNASFIAEKLYSIGIPVSKIITIGDNEQDLLDELKESEEKFDVTIITGGLGPTHDDLTKPVLLKYFNDELVIDEKVLKHVKKMFASRNVEMPKSNIGQAEVPKNSRVIWNNNGTAPGIWIEKNNKVYAALPGVPYEMKPMVTDFVLPELQKIFKDKFDNYYFSRTILTTGISESALFEKIGDIKEITGENKMAFLPSADVIRLRIDIKAKDKKSAEAEFNKIQKKLEAKISEYMFGYDEDKMEKLIGDLLIKKKLKLAVAESCTGGNISFLIVNIPGSSEYYLGGVCTYANEAKQKMLGVKKETLESYGAVSEKTAIEMAEGARKEFKADVAISTTGIAGPAGGTEAKPVGLVYIGYSDKNKSFAEKFYFGDNRMKNISRATIAAMNILRKELLKL from the coding sequence ATGAATGCAAAAGTAATTTCCATAGGGGATGAGATTTTAATCGGACAAATTGTTAATACAAATGCCTCGTTCATTGCGGAAAAATTATATTCAATTGGCATTCCTGTTTCGAAAATTATTACCATAGGAGATAATGAACAAGATTTACTTGATGAACTAAAGGAAAGTGAAGAGAAATTCGATGTTACTATTATAACAGGAGGTCTTGGACCGACACATGATGATTTGACCAAGCCTGTTTTGTTGAAATATTTTAATGATGAGTTAGTTATTGATGAAAAAGTTCTGAAACATGTAAAGAAAATGTTTGCAAGCCGTAATGTTGAAATGCCGAAATCGAATATTGGTCAGGCAGAGGTTCCGAAAAATTCCAGAGTAATCTGGAATAACAACGGAACTGCTCCCGGAATATGGATTGAAAAAAATAACAAGGTGTATGCTGCGTTACCGGGTGTTCCTTATGAAATGAAACCGATGGTTACCGATTTTGTTTTACCCGAGCTCCAAAAAATTTTCAAGGACAAATTTGATAATTATTATTTCAGCAGAACAATTCTGACAACAGGAATTTCGGAATCGGCATTGTTTGAAAAAATCGGAGATATAAAAGAAATTACCGGTGAAAATAAAATGGCATTTCTTCCTTCAGCCGATGTGATTCGTCTGCGAATAGATATTAAAGCAAAAGATAAAAAATCTGCTGAAGCAGAATTTAATAAAATCCAAAAGAAGCTTGAAGCAAAAATTTCAGAATATATGTTTGGTTATGATGAAGATAAAATGGAAAAACTTATTGGTGATTTACTGATAAAAAAGAAATTGAAACTTGCAGTTGCCGAATCCTGCACGGGCGGTAATATTTCATTTTTGATTGTAAACATTCCCGGTTCATCTGAATATTATCTCGGCGGTGTCTGTACATATGCTAACGAAGCCAAGCAAAAAATGCTGGGTGTTAAAAAAGAAACACTTGAAAGCTATGGTGCTGTCAGCGAAAAAACCGCAATTGAAATGGCTGAAGGTGCAAGAAAAGAATTTAAAGCAGATGTTGCAATTTCAACTACGGGCATAGCAGGACCTGCAGGAGGCACTGAAGCAAAACCTGTCGGACTTGTTTACATTGGTTATTCAGATAAAAACAAAAGTTTCGCTGAAAAATTTTATTTTGGTGACAACCGGATGAAAAACATATCCCGCGCAACAATTGCCGCAATGAACATTTTACGCAAAGAATTGCTGAAATTATAA
- the fabG gene encoding 3-oxoacyl-[acyl-carrier-protein] reductase has product MFDFSGKVVIVTGGSRGIGKSIAEAFNKAGAKVYVTYKNAIDENYFNSLNIAHHKCDVADLKAVTELVETINKESGKIDVLVNNAGITKDGLLMRMSEDDWNAVIDTNLKGVFNFTKAVTRPMMSKRYGKIINITSISGIIGNPGQANYSASKAGVIGFTKAVAKELASRNINVNAIAPGFIETEMTDKLADDVKQNYLNSIPLKRFAKTDEVAKAVMYFASDDASYITGQTLCVDGGLIM; this is encoded by the coding sequence ATGTTTGATTTTTCAGGAAAGGTTGTTATTGTTACAGGGGGTTCACGAGGCATCGGCAAATCTATTGCCGAAGCATTCAACAAAGCCGGAGCAAAAGTTTATGTTACCTATAAAAATGCAATTGATGAAAATTACTTTAATTCATTAAATATTGCTCATCACAAATGCGACGTTGCAGATTTAAAAGCTGTAACAGAATTAGTCGAAACCATCAATAAGGAATCGGGAAAAATAGATGTTCTCGTGAATAACGCAGGTATAACCAAAGACGGTTTATTAATGCGAATGTCAGAAGATGATTGGAATGCAGTTATCGATACTAACTTAAAAGGTGTTTTTAATTTTACAAAAGCTGTTACCAGACCTATGATGAGCAAGCGTTATGGCAAGATAATTAACATTACTTCCATATCGGGAATCATAGGTAATCCAGGTCAGGCAAATTATTCAGCTTCGAAAGCAGGCGTAATTGGCTTCACCAAAGCAGTTGCAAAAGAACTTGCATCGAGGAACATAAATGTAAACGCAATAGCACCCGGTTTCATTGAAACCGAAATGACAGATAAGCTTGCAGATGATGTTAAACAAAATTATCTAAACAGTATCCCACTGAAACGGTTTGCAAAAACCGACGAAGTTGCAAAAGCCGTTATGTATTTTGCTTCCGATGACGCTTCATATATAACCGGACAGACATTATGCGTTGACGGCGGTCTCATAATGTAA
- a CDS encoding acetyl-CoA C-acyltransferase: MKEVYIIDGIRTAIGKYAGSLKDTRPDDMAALLIKKIVERNPNVPKEEIEDVILGNANGAGEENRNIARMCVLLAELPLTVGGATVNRLCASGMQAFVSGVHGIRNDEGECYLAGGVESMTRAPFVLGKNAEAFGRKAEMYDTTIGWRFTNPRLAKMHHPYSMGETAENVAEKYNVTRERQDEFAYNSQMKAKKSIEDGRFKNEIIPVEIKVKKEIKYFDVDEFARPDTSMEALAKLKPAFREGGTVTAGNSSGVNDGASLIMLASKDFVKKYNLKPRARYVASAVAGVDPACMGIGPVPATKKALERAGLKLNDIDLAELNEAFAAQSLACMDELGINPDIVNVNGGAIALGHPLGSSGSRIIITLLNELEKRNKRYGLATMCIGVGQGMASIIERV; the protein is encoded by the coding sequence ATGAAAGAAGTTTATATAATTGACGGAATAAGAACAGCGATAGGGAAGTATGCAGGTTCATTGAAGGATACGAGACCTGATGATATGGCTGCGCTTTTGATTAAAAAGATTGTAGAAAGAAATCCGAATGTTCCGAAAGAAGAAATCGAGGATGTTATTCTCGGTAATGCTAACGGCGCAGGTGAGGAAAACAGAAACATTGCAAGAATGTGCGTGCTTCTTGCGGAGCTTCCGCTGACTGTTGGCGGCGCGACGGTTAATCGTCTTTGCGCATCGGGTATGCAGGCATTTGTTAGCGGTGTGCACGGGATTAGAAACGATGAGGGTGAGTGCTATCTGGCTGGAGGAGTTGAATCTATGACTCGCGCGCCGTTTGTTCTTGGAAAAAACGCAGAAGCATTTGGAAGAAAAGCCGAAATGTATGATACGACAATCGGATGGAGATTTACAAATCCGCGTCTTGCTAAAATGCATCATCCTTATTCTATGGGTGAGACAGCAGAGAACGTTGCAGAGAAATACAATGTAACGCGTGAACGTCAGGATGAGTTTGCATATAATTCTCAGATGAAAGCGAAGAAATCAATCGAGGACGGCAGATTTAAAAACGAAATTATTCCCGTTGAAATAAAAGTAAAAAAGGAAATAAAATATTTTGACGTGGATGAGTTTGCAAGACCTGATACTTCAATGGAAGCTCTTGCAAAACTGAAGCCTGCTTTCAGAGAAGGCGGAACAGTAACTGCAGGTAATTCAAGCGGAGTGAATGACGGCGCAAGCTTGATAATGCTTGCATCGAAAGATTTTGTAAAGAAGTATAATCTGAAACCTCGCGCAAGATATGTTGCATCTGCGGTTGCCGGTGTTGACCCTGCGTGCATGGGCATCGGTCCTGTTCCTGCAACGAAGAAAGCACTCGAACGCGCAGGACTTAAACTAAATGACATAGATTTAGCAGAGCTTAATGAAGCTTTTGCTGCACAGAGCTTGGCGTGCATGGATGAGCTTGGAATAAATCCCGATATTGTCAATGTAAACGGTGGAGCAATTGCGCTCGGTCATCCGCTTGGCAGCAGCGGTTCGAGAATTATTATTACTTTACTGAACGAGCTTGAAAAGAGAAATAAAAGATACGGTTTGGCAACGATGTGCATTGGTGTTGGACAAGGCATGGCTTCGATAATCGAACGTGTGTAG
- a CDS encoding DUF3109 family protein, whose protein sequence is MEEKKIEFNEFNGVKIDESIFSQGFVAGCDMKLCFGQCCSSGVIMDRDFKDVIMPYENDIIESMTADQPKDSESWFDNHIEVDKDFESGYSIGTNTYIDRNGIEKCVFNDENHYCTLQVVAMKKGMHKWAIKPTHCILYPVTIVDNTLMYDDVHSLDMDYCGKHKTENFTQTVFDGVQEELRYVLGEEFFNFLNEIYKKNYSQKFTIQINQV, encoded by the coding sequence ATGGAAGAAAAAAAAATTGAGTTCAATGAGTTCAATGGTGTAAAAATAGATGAAAGTATATTCTCGCAGGGGTTTGTTGCCGGCTGCGATATGAAGCTTTGCTTCGGACAATGCTGTTCTTCGGGCGTTATTATGGACAGGGACTTTAAAGATGTGATTATGCCTTATGAAAATGACATCATTGAAAGCATGACTGCTGACCAGCCAAAAGATTCTGAAAGTTGGTTTGACAATCATATTGAAGTAGATAAAGATTTTGAATCGGGTTATTCAATCGGAACAAATACTTATATAGACAGAAATGGTATTGAGAAGTGTGTATTCAATGATGAAAATCACTATTGCACTTTGCAGGTAGTTGCGATGAAGAAAGGAATGCACAAATGGGCAATTAAGCCGACTCACTGCATTCTTTATCCTGTTACGATTGTTGACAATACTTTAATGTATGATGACGTTCATTCACTTGATATGGATTATTGCGGAAAGCATAAGACTGAAAATTTCACTCAAACTGTGTTTGACGGAGTTCAAGAAGAGCTCAGATATGTTCTCGGTGAAGAATTTTTTAATTTCTTAAATGAAATTTACAAAAAAAATTATTCACAAAAATTTACAATTCAGATTAACCAGGTTTAA
- the pgsA gene encoding CDP-diacylglycerol--glycerol-3-phosphate 3-phosphatidyltransferase → MTLPNQLSVLRIILSPVFLYLFLSEDKSMKIAGFVVYMIASFTDWYDGWHARRFGVITKTGIFLDPLADKILVSFAFIAFYMLGIMPLWMMIVIVIRDIVITLLRSYKESKGVTLKTSYIAKVKTFVQMTYVFLILLVILLIALDINSQDFTNFLNSELNYILMLSVTLLTVYTGVTYFFENKQSS, encoded by the coding sequence TTGACGCTTCCGAATCAATTATCAGTCCTTCGAATAATCCTCTCGCCGGTGTTTTTATATTTATTCCTCTCGGAGGATAAATCAATGAAGATTGCTGGGTTTGTAGTTTATATGATTGCATCATTCACGGATTGGTATGACGGATGGCATGCGCGGAGATTTGGAGTTATTACCAAAACGGGAATTTTCCTTGACCCACTTGCCGATAAAATCCTTGTGTCATTTGCTTTCATTGCGTTTTACATGCTCGGCATCATGCCATTGTGGATGATGATAGTAATTGTTATCCGCGATATTGTCATAACACTGCTTCGTTCATATAAAGAATCTAAAGGAGTGACTTTAAAAACTTCATATATCGCAAAAGTAAAAACTTTTGTTCAGATGACGTATGTGTTTTTGATTTTGCTGGTTATCTTATTGATTGCTTTGGATATCAATTCACAGGATTTCACAAATTTTTTAAACTCGGAATTGAATTATATTTTAATGCTCTCGGTTACTTTATTAACGGTATATACGGGAGTTACGTATTTTTTTGAGAATAAACAATCCTCCTAA
- a CDS encoding methylmalonyl-CoA mutase family protein, whose protein sequence is MSVNKPKVNSKLTQRKEEFKTDSDIIIPESLNSSAPLPPAGEYPYTRGVHPTMYRSRLWTMRQYAGFGTAEESNERYKFLIANGTTGLSVAFDLPTQIGYDSDDPMAEGEVGKVGVAIDSLKDMETLFDGINLDKVTSSMTINSTASLLLLMYVAVAKKQNADLKKLSGTVQNDILKEYIARGTYIYPPQHSLRLVTDIFKWCNENLPSWNTISISGYHIREAGSSAAQEIAFTLSNGIEYVRSAVNAGLDVDVFAKRLSFFFNAHNNFIEEVAKFRAARRMWAKIMKEKFGAKNPESLKLRFHAQTGGSTLTDTQIDNNVARVTIQALSAVLGGCQSLHTNGKDEALSLPTEDAAQTALRTQQIIAFESGVADSVDPLGGSYLVEYMTDRLEQKATEYIDKIETMGGALKAIESRFQKTEIENNAYSFQKDVESKKTIVVGVNDFVSDKEEDYKIFTVGESVRDIQNQKLKKLKQERDNMKVNSLLETIKIKAGTNENLLPYFLDAIENYATIGEISNTLRSVWGEYN, encoded by the coding sequence GTGTCCGTTAATAAACCAAAGGTTAATTCGAAATTAACTCAACGTAAAGAAGAGTTTAAAACTGATTCTGATATTATTATTCCTGAATCTTTAAACTCGTCTGCTCCACTTCCTCCTGCCGGAGAATACCCATATACCCGCGGAGTTCATCCGACAATGTACCGTTCTCGCTTATGGACGATGCGCCAATATGCAGGGTTTGGAACTGCTGAAGAATCTAACGAGCGTTATAAATTTCTAATTGCAAACGGCACGACGGGTCTATCGGTTGCTTTTGATTTACCCACACAAATCGGATATGATTCCGATGATCCGATGGCTGAAGGTGAAGTAGGCAAAGTCGGTGTTGCGATTGATTCCCTCAAAGATATGGAAACACTTTTCGATGGAATCAATCTTGATAAAGTTACTTCATCAATGACAATTAACTCAACGGCTTCCCTGCTATTGTTAATGTATGTTGCAGTTGCAAAAAAACAAAACGCCGATTTAAAAAAACTTTCGGGAACGGTTCAGAATGACATATTAAAGGAATACATTGCACGCGGAACATATATTTACCCTCCCCAACATTCATTGAGATTAGTAACGGACATATTTAAATGGTGCAATGAAAATTTACCTTCATGGAATACAATCTCTATTTCGGGTTACCATATTCGTGAAGCCGGTTCAAGCGCTGCGCAAGAAATTGCTTTTACGTTATCAAACGGCATTGAATATGTCCGTTCGGCAGTTAACGCAGGACTCGATGTCGATGTTTTCGCAAAACGTTTATCATTCTTTTTTAATGCACATAATAACTTCATCGAAGAAGTTGCAAAATTCCGTGCGGCGCGCAGAATGTGGGCAAAGATCATGAAAGAGAAGTTTGGTGCAAAGAATCCTGAAAGCTTGAAACTTCGTTTCCATGCGCAGACAGGCGGTTCAACTTTAACTGATACGCAAATAGACAACAACGTAGCACGAGTTACAATACAGGCGCTTTCAGCTGTCCTTGGAGGGTGTCAATCTTTACATACAAACGGCAAAGATGAAGCATTGTCATTGCCGACAGAAGATGCTGCGCAGACTGCATTGCGTACTCAGCAGATAATTGCATTTGAAAGCGGGGTTGCAGACAGTGTTGATCCTTTGGGAGGTTCATATCTTGTTGAATATATGACTGACCGGCTCGAGCAAAAAGCAACAGAGTACATAGACAAAATAGAAACTATGGGTGGAGCATTAAAAGCAATTGAAAGTCGTTTCCAAAAAACAGAAATTGAGAACAATGCTTACAGCTTTCAGAAAGATGTTGAAAGCAAAAAGACAATTGTTGTCGGAGTAAATGATTTTGTATCGGACAAAGAAGAAGATTACAAAATTTTTACAGTCGGAGAATCTGTCAGAGATATACAGAATCAGAAATTAAAAAAGCTAAAACAAGAAAGAGATAATATGAAAGTAAATTCTCTTCTTGAGACTATTAAAATAAAAGCAGGAACAAATGAAAACCTGCTTCCCTATTTCCTCGATGCAATCGAAAACTACGCTACCATCGGCGAAATATCAAATACGCTTAGAAGCGTATGGGGTGAATATAATTAA
- a CDS encoding SDR family oxidoreductase, with product MPSKVIWITGASTGIGKDTALILSKAGHTIVVSARRKSRLVNIVSEIKFSEREASAFVCDVSSERSIQSTYKRIKEKYGRVDVLINNAGVTVFKKFQDTKAYDYDYVMDINLRGSFLCTKIVLPEMMKRKNGHIINLLSVAANTVLEGSAVYAASKAGLLAMSNVLRKETRRYNVKITNILPGATETPMWDSKIRTKHRNRMLESIDIANVIEDIIDQPKKVAIEEVIIRPVKGDL from the coding sequence ATGCCTTCAAAAGTAATCTGGATAACCGGTGCATCAACCGGCATAGGCAAGGACACTGCTTTAATACTTTCGAAAGCAGGACATACTATTGTTGTTTCCGCAAGAAGAAAATCCCGCTTGGTAAATATCGTAAGCGAAATTAAATTCAGCGAACGCGAAGCTTCTGCCTTTGTGTGCGACGTTTCTTCCGAACGAAGCATTCAATCGACCTATAAACGCATTAAGGAAAAATACGGACGTGTTGACGTTCTTATAAATAATGCGGGAGTTACAGTATTCAAGAAATTTCAGGATACGAAAGCTTATGATTATGATTATGTTATGGATATAAATTTACGGGGTTCATTTCTTTGCACAAAGATTGTGCTTCCCGAAATGATGAAAAGAAAAAACGGTCATATTATAAATTTGTTGTCGGTAGCTGCGAATACTGTTCTTGAAGGAAGCGCTGTTTATGCAGCTTCAAAAGCAGGACTGCTTGCAATGTCGAATGTTTTGCGGAAAGAAACAAGAAGATATAATGTAAAAATTACCAACATACTCCCGGGAGCAACCGAAACGCCTATGTGGGACAGCAAAATAAGAACAAAACACAGAAACCGTATGCTTGAATCAATTGATATTGCAAATGTTATTGAAGACATAATAGACCAACCAAAGAAAGTCGCCATTGAAGAAGTAATAATCAGACCCGTAAAAGGCGATTTATAA